The Trichomycterus rosablanca isolate fTriRos1 chromosome 15, fTriRos1.hap1, whole genome shotgun sequence genome contains a region encoding:
- the LOC134328890 gene encoding histone H1-like: protein MVEEAPAPASSAPAKAPKKKTATKPKKAGPSVGELIVKAVSASKERSGVSLAALKKALSAGGYDVEKNNSRVKLAVKSLVTKGTLVQTKGTGASGSFKLNKKQTEAKKPAAKKAAAPKVKKAAKKPAAAKKPKKVTAKKPAAKKSPKKVKKPAAAAKKATKSPKKAAKSPKKAKAAKPKTAKPKAAKAKKAAPKKK from the coding sequence atggtagaagaagctccagcaccggccagctcggcccccgccaaggctcctaaaaagaagaccgcgaccaaacccaagaaagcgggtcccagcgtcggcgagctgatcgtcaaagctgtttccgcttccaaggagaggagcggcgtgtccctggccgccctgaagaaagctctgtctgcaggtggatacgacgtggagaagaacaactcccgcgtcaaactcgccgtcaaaagcctggtgaccaagggcaccctggtgcagaccaagggcaccggcgcctcaggatctttcaagctcaacaagaagcagaccgaggcgaagaaacccgcggccaaaaaagccgccgctcctaaagtgaaaaaggCCGCAAAGAAACCCGCCGCTGCAAAGAAGCCCAAGAAGGTAACAGCCAAGAAGCCCGCAGCTAAGAAGTCCCCCAAGAAGGTCAAGAAACCCGCTGCGGCCGCTAAGAAAGCCACCAAGAGCCCCAAGAAGGCAGCCAAAAGTCCTAAAAAAGCCAAGGCAGCCAAACCTAAGACCGCTAAGCCCAAAGCGGCCAAGGCCAAAAAAGCTGCACCCAAGAAGAAGTAA